The following are from one region of the Salmo trutta chromosome 22, fSalTru1.1, whole genome shotgun sequence genome:
- the gpr17 gene encoding uracil nucleotide/cysteinyl leukotriene receptor translates to MKIQTTPTTDMDALTSILSNASSESSCAPVDNTVENMVFGGYYILVFLLALNGNALALWIFSRQRGTSSPANVFLLHLAVADLSYVIILPLRATYHLTGGHWPFGEIPCRVAGFLFYVNMYASLYFLACVAGDRYLAVVHAVRSLKIRRARYAHTISFSLWALVTVSMAPLLVTRQTAEVDGLTVCLQLYREKASRKALVSLAVAFTPPFLSTLSCYLLIIHSLRRGSRLEPQLKLRALRTIGLVMLIYVVCFLPYHASRATFILGYAHPDVSCQTRRGLSLANRVTSSLTCLNGGLDPLVYLFGAEKFRGTVRRLFFRDRAGGSGATSAGELKGTHESSVSAKSEF, encoded by the exons atgaAGATACAGACCACTCCCACCACGGACATGGACGCCCTGACGTCCATCTTGTCCAACGCGTCTTCAGAGAGTAGCTGTGCTCCTGTAGACAACACTGTGGAGAACATGGTGTTTGGAGGTTACTACATTCTGGTCTTTCTCCTAGCGCTCAATG GTAACGCCTTGGCCCTCTGGATCTTCTCCCGGCAGCGTGGCACATCCTCTCCCGCTAACGTCTTCCTGTTGCACCTGGCTGTGGCCGACCTCTCCTACGTCATAATCCTGCCGCTCCGCGCCACATACCACCTCACAGGGGGCCACTGGCCGTTCGGCGAGATTCCGTGTCGAGTCGCCGGCTTCCTGTTCTATGTCAACATGTACGCGAGTCTCTACTTCTTGGCGTGCGTGGCTGGGGATCGCTACCTGGCCGTGGTACACGCAGTGAGGTCACTGAAGATCCGCCGTGCCCGCTACGCCCACACCATCAGTTTCTCCTTGTGGGCGCTGGTCACCGTCTCCATGGCGCCCCTGCTGGTCACCCGCCAGACTGCGGAGGTGGACGGGTTGACGGTGTGTCTACAGCTGTACAGGGAGAAAGCCTCTCGTAAGGCCCTCGTCTCTTTAGCCGTAGCCTtcacccctcctttcctctccacgCTGTCCTGCTACCTGCTCATCATCCACAGCCTGAGGAGAGGATCCCGACTGGAGCCCCAGCTGAAGCTGCGAGCCCTGAGGACCATCGGCCTGGTCATGCTGATCTATGTGGTGTGCTTCCTGCCGTACCATGCCTCCAGAGCCACGTTCATCCTGGGGTACGCCCACCCAGATGTCTCCTGCCAGACCAGGCGGGGTCTGTCCCTGGCCAACCGTGTcacctcctctctcacctgtctgAACGGGGGCCTGGATCCTCTGGTATACCTGTTTGGGGCCGAGAAGTTCCGGGGAACGGTGAGGAGGCTGTTCTTTAGAGACAGGGCCGGGGGATCTGGGGCCACCAGTGCAGGAGAGCTGAAGGGAACACACGAGAGCTCTGTCAGCGCCAAGTCTGAGTTCTGA